One window of the Thermogemmatispora onikobensis genome contains the following:
- a CDS encoding pentapeptide repeat-containing protein gives MVETLIIGGVIAFLLAGGLGIFLGLRVQRLFIESVRKQQAAWERAEEARRQVWEQKQQREMAAQKQSLANQVEQLRKAYEERLNQAISQFGVELELARLPRVDETPILSKAAEEGGTMPAHWRPANLYKADLSQRDLSHRYLGRADLRGARLVGTNLSMADLSRACLAGADLTRANLTGANLSYADLRDANLSEATLLVADLHQTNLTGARLDNIYSLTEEQLRSAIRGPQTHSEVEVEETSPRMPAVRPTRIIPERPAPTTSTNASRSRGQDSSAPAAETTPPMSATGISSSRSGSASASPSVEEAASSFASALQPPTTGFPVNVESTSTSSTSSPPFTASTAPEPASAATASPSASASAEEQEQGEPPMPVGSPAQEVSEETGQEMESSEDYFSPESLAYMMEERPASQQPEIPAWLKALETSANGAPLNFTTGAETETEVQSFASPGLADEEQPMTGGEMPPASLYSSESLDQQEEFPPSTTLPWTASSWERAWKEAVERLGSFSPQETDATNKESNQDVEELRANPTPFAFRVPDTAYKSQATSGSEAQEQGEASESESDSPSDFPQVPETPFSVPTLDTLPFIERLVDPLPQSERTSTESLLDPQVADHIVDTQELRAIKQKSPAPGEQASS, from the coding sequence ATGGTCGAAACGTTGATTATCGGGGGCGTTATTGCCTTCTTGCTGGCAGGTGGGCTGGGAATCTTCCTCGGCTTGCGTGTTCAGCGCCTGTTCATCGAAAGCGTCCGCAAGCAACAAGCAGCCTGGGAGCGGGCAGAGGAGGCTCGACGCCAGGTCTGGGAGCAGAAGCAGCAGCGTGAGATGGCCGCCCAGAAGCAGAGTCTGGCTAACCAGGTTGAGCAGCTGCGCAAGGCTTACGAGGAGCGCCTCAATCAGGCGATCAGCCAGTTTGGGGTAGAGCTAGAGCTGGCACGCCTGCCCCGGGTGGATGAGACTCCCATTCTCTCGAAAGCTGCCGAGGAGGGGGGGACTATGCCCGCCCATTGGCGGCCTGCTAACTTATATAAGGCCGATCTTTCGCAGCGCGACCTTTCCCATCGTTATCTGGGCCGTGCCGACCTCCGTGGGGCACGTCTGGTTGGCACTAATCTTTCGATGGCCGATCTCTCGCGCGCCTGCCTGGCTGGCGCCGATCTGACAAGGGCGAATTTGACCGGAGCCAATCTTTCGTACGCCGACCTGCGCGACGCCAACCTGAGCGAGGCCACCCTGCTGGTCGCAGATCTCCACCAGACCAATCTGACTGGGGCTCGCCTGGATAATATCTATAGCCTGACAGAGGAGCAGCTACGCTCGGCCATCCGCGGTCCGCAGACCCACAGCGAGGTCGAAGTAGAAGAAACCTCGCCCCGGATGCCGGCAGTCCGTCCAACGCGCATTATCCCCGAGCGTCCAGCCCCAACTACGAGCACAAACGCCTCCCGCTCACGGGGCCAGGACAGTTCTGCCCCAGCGGCAGAAACCACCCCTCCCATGAGCGCAACTGGTATCAGCAGTTCGCGCTCCGGCTCTGCTAGCGCCTCCCCAAGTGTAGAAGAGGCCGCCTCTTCGTTTGCAAGCGCCCTCCAGCCCCCCACAACTGGCTTTCCTGTGAATGTGGAATCGACGTCGACATCGTCGACCTCTTCGCCGCCGTTCACAGCCAGTACGGCGCCTGAACCAGCTTCGGCAGCCACTGCCTCCCCGAGCGCGAGCGCGAGCGCTGAGGAGCAGGAGCAGGGCGAGCCACCGATGCCGGTTGGCTCGCCAGCCCAGGAAGTCAGCGAAGAGACAGGCCAGGAGATGGAGAGCAGCGAGGACTATTTTTCGCCGGAGAGCCTGGCCTATATGATGGAAGAGCGACCAGCCAGCCAGCAGCCGGAGATCCCTGCCTGGCTGAAAGCGCTTGAAACCTCGGCAAATGGCGCACCGCTCAATTTCACTACAGGCGCTGAGACCGAGACCGAAGTCCAGAGCTTCGCCTCGCCAGGCCTTGCCGACGAAGAGCAGCCGATGACAGGGGGAGAGATGCCCCCCGCCTCCCTCTACTCTTCCGAGAGCCTTGACCAGCAAGAGGAGTTTCCTCCCTCTACCACTCTCCCCTGGACGGCCTCTAGCTGGGAACGAGCCTGGAAGGAGGCCGTTGAACGCCTCGGTTCCTTCTCGCCGCAAGAGACAGACGCGACTAACAAGGAAAGCAATCAGGATGTTGAGGAATTGAGAGCCAACCCGACCCCGTTCGCCTTCCGTGTGCCGGATACAGCCTACAAGAGCCAGGCCACCAGCGGCAGCGAGGCCCAGGAGCAGGGGGAAGCCTCCGAGTCTGAGTCCGACTCCCCCTCAGACTTCCCGCAGGTCCCGGAAACACCTTTCTCTGTTCCTACGCTCGATACCCTACCTTTTATCGAGCGTCTGGTTGATCCTCTGCCTCAGTCGGAGCGCACCAGCACCGAAAGCCTGCTCGATCCCCAGGTGGCCGATCATATTGTTGACACGCAGGAGCTGCGCGCAATCAAGCAAAAGTCACCAGCCCCTGGAGAGCAAGCTTCCTCGTAA
- the fabG gene encoding 3-oxoacyl-[acyl-carrier-protein] reductase: protein MAREQHLPLEGKIALVTGSSQGIGRAVALRLAQAGADVAVNYYRHAEAAEEVRGQIEALGRRAIAVQADVSQEEEVSRLFEQINRELGPVTVLVNNAGTTRDKLILQMSLADFEDILNTNLRSAFLCTRAALRSMMKARWGRIVNVTSVAGLLGNAGQANYSASKAALIALTLSTAREMASRNITANAVAPGFVPTELTARLTEQQRKQMLDLTPLGRFGTPEEIAAAICFLCSPEAGYITGQVICVDGGMAMHI, encoded by the coding sequence ATGGCCAGAGAACAGCATCTGCCACTGGAAGGCAAGATCGCACTTGTGACTGGAAGTAGCCAGGGTATCGGGCGGGCAGTGGCTCTGCGTCTGGCTCAGGCGGGAGCTGATGTCGCTGTGAACTATTATCGCCACGCAGAAGCAGCCGAGGAGGTACGGGGCCAGATCGAAGCCCTCGGCAGGCGGGCTATCGCGGTCCAGGCCGATGTCAGCCAGGAGGAAGAAGTCAGCCGGCTCTTCGAGCAGATCAATCGAGAGCTGGGGCCGGTCACCGTCCTGGTGAATAATGCAGGAACCACGCGCGATAAGCTGATTCTGCAGATGTCGCTCGCTGATTTCGAAGACATCTTGAATACCAATCTTCGTTCAGCTTTTCTCTGCACTCGCGCCGCTCTCCGTTCGATGATGAAGGCACGTTGGGGCCGGATCGTCAACGTGACCTCGGTTGCCGGCCTCCTCGGCAACGCCGGCCAGGCTAACTATAGCGCTTCAAAGGCCGCGCTCATCGCACTGACGTTGAGCACCGCGCGCGAGATGGCGAGCCGCAATATTACCGCCAATGCCGTGGCGCCCGGTTTTGTCCCGACGGAGCTGACCGCCAGACTGACAGAGCAGCAGCGCAAGCAGATGCTCGACCTGACTCCTCTCGGGCGCTTTGGAACCCCCGAGGAGATCGCTGCCGCTATCTGCTTCCTCTGCTCGCCCGAGGCCGGCTATATCACCGGCCAGGTCATCTGCGTCGACGGAGGCATGGCCATGCATATCTGA
- a CDS encoding class I SAM-dependent methyltransferase, protein MGLIETEETNQFTFEPFAAHHFYTEINRALVQQALAHLEDQPHEQPLTIVDMACGTGAVTRLIAEELTRRGRQARLIGVDPSAEALRRAHKSMEALGMQAEFIQGESEDLPRIVQNVDMAFFCNAIHLVADKLTAFRQIAAILRPGGIFACNSAFYEGTYVAGTERFYRMWTRRAVGWLRKAHPDVRPSRETKAQAMQWLSPEEYAALFRDGGFSRVEMTQRQVSISLDAWKDLGQYWLFIEGALPGVPLPIGAQALAVAVYEAGQELGVQEVPRMWLQMVAIKDV, encoded by the coding sequence ATGGGCTTGATTGAAACCGAGGAAACCAACCAGTTCACGTTTGAACCGTTCGCCGCACACCACTTTTATACCGAGATTAATCGCGCGCTCGTGCAGCAGGCCCTGGCTCACCTGGAAGACCAACCTCACGAGCAGCCCCTGACCATCGTCGATATGGCCTGCGGCACCGGCGCGGTCACCCGCCTGATCGCCGAGGAGCTGACTCGCCGGGGACGACAGGCGCGCCTGATCGGCGTCGATCCTTCGGCGGAAGCCTTGCGTCGCGCGCACAAAAGCATGGAGGCCCTGGGCATGCAGGCCGAGTTTATCCAGGGCGAAAGCGAGGACCTGCCCCGTATTGTGCAGAACGTTGACATGGCCTTCTTCTGCAACGCCATCCATCTGGTCGCCGATAAGCTGACCGCTTTCCGCCAGATCGCAGCTATTCTGCGCCCAGGCGGGATCTTCGCTTGCAACAGCGCCTTCTATGAAGGCACGTATGTCGCAGGAACCGAGCGCTTCTATCGGATGTGGACCCGCCGCGCCGTAGGCTGGCTACGCAAGGCCCACCCGGATGTCCGTCCCTCGCGCGAGACCAAAGCTCAGGCAATGCAGTGGCTTTCTCCCGAGGAATACGCCGCGCTTTTCCGCGACGGGGGGTTCAGCCGTGTGGAGATGACGCAGAGACAGGTGTCGATCTCACTCGATGCCTGGAAGGACTTGGGCCAGTATTGGCTCTTTATCGAGGGAGCCCTGCCCGGTGTGCCGCTGCCCATCGGCGCCCAGGCGCTGGCTGTGGCAGTCTATGAGGCTGGCCAGGAGCTTGGAGTACAGGAAGTTCCTCGCATGTGGCTCCAGATGGTGGCTATCAAGGACGTCTGA
- a CDS encoding iron-containing redox enzyme family protein gives MVWFDQLLTPELRGLRERILHHPFWSGIEAGTLARERLGLFALQDWLIVRDAYRLDGLAIARAAPHLELQEILIEKLAAKKGGPELLLRFGTGVGVPRTAFAQVEPLAACQALLNFFYWILGTGTPLEWLAAVGASEEVFARLCLRVYPALMRHYNLEASQVAFFSAHLAISEQLEQLTPLERWLNRQDPELAERQRLVRVMRLSYQYELQFYDAVLQAPLASS, from the coding sequence ATGGTATGGTTTGATCAATTGCTCACACCAGAGCTACGGGGGCTACGCGAGCGCATACTTCATCATCCTTTCTGGAGCGGGATTGAAGCGGGCACGCTTGCCAGGGAGAGGCTGGGCCTCTTTGCCTTACAGGACTGGCTCATTGTCCGCGATGCCTATCGTCTTGATGGTCTGGCTATTGCGCGGGCCGCTCCCCATTTAGAACTCCAGGAGATACTCATCGAGAAACTGGCAGCGAAGAAAGGGGGTCCTGAGCTGCTTCTGCGCTTCGGCACTGGGGTTGGCGTACCGCGGACAGCCTTTGCCCAGGTCGAGCCGTTGGCCGCCTGTCAGGCGCTGCTCAATTTCTTCTACTGGATTCTCGGAACGGGCACCCCTCTAGAATGGCTGGCAGCAGTAGGGGCCAGCGAAGAAGTCTTTGCCCGGCTTTGTCTTCGTGTCTACCCGGCGCTCATGCGACATTACAACCTGGAGGCTTCGCAGGTAGCCTTTTTCAGTGCCCATCTGGCCATCAGCGAGCAGCTCGAACAGCTCACTCCTCTGGAGCGCTGGCTCAACAGGCAAGACCCTGAGTTGGCAGAGCGTCAGCGCCTGGTCCGTGTGATGCGTCTCAGCTATCAATACGAGCTACAGTTTTACGATGCCGTACTCCAGGCGCCGCTCGCCTCCTCCTGA